From Novosphingobium resinovorum, the proteins below share one genomic window:
- a CDS encoding lasso peptide biosynthesis B2 protein, with product MNREDLSTLRIKFGRFDWEERRCLAEAMLLLVLAAVALRILPLGLLGRIAAAGPFGASPPTPERSEVLTWMVGWAIDRAAKRSPLRALCFEQGMAAQIMLRRRGIDSTLLYGIAAMPGSSRPIRAHVWIETTQFPVIGAPEPGVFALLATWPRGRRAIWADCAA from the coding sequence GTGAACCGGGAAGACCTCTCAACGCTGCGCATCAAGTTCGGCCGGTTCGACTGGGAAGAGCGCCGCTGCCTGGCCGAGGCGATGCTGCTCCTTGTACTGGCGGCGGTGGCGTTGCGCATCCTGCCGCTGGGGCTCTTGGGGCGAATCGCGGCGGCAGGACCTTTCGGCGCATCACCGCCAACGCCCGAGCGCAGCGAAGTGCTGACGTGGATGGTCGGCTGGGCGATCGACCGCGCCGCCAAGCGCAGCCCGCTGAGGGCATTGTGCTTCGAACAAGGGATGGCCGCACAGATCATGCTGCGCCGGCGCGGGATCGATTCCACGCTGCTGTACGGTATCGCTGCCATGCCCGGATCATCGCGCCCCATCCGTGCCCACGTCTGGATCGAGACCACGCAGTTCCCGGTCATTGGCGCACCGGAACCCGGCGTCTTCGCCCTCCTCGCGACATGGCCCCGGGGACGGCGCGCGATCTGGGCGGACTGCGCGGCGTGA
- a CDS encoding 50S ribosomal protein L11 methyltransferase produces MTPDARQVPASTVPIDTLLASVHGNPVAMINCARTLLIASGDVTRARAVCHEALAIAPGHPEALALARPILSDGIGAWYFTMVLDARRHALYAKALGQVLRSGGVVLDIGAGTGLFAMLAVRAGATRVIACERDPQVARAAEQAIARNGFADRITVLPIDSRELRLGRDLPEPADVLLWDNLANNFLGAGCAATLADAKARLVRPGAPVLPERAELFAAPVTDLEAAEHRMGVVEGIDMSAFNILRCSDFTIARGKFELRGAPVTLFDFDAAGGRIHPGRASAEVSLKRGRVDGIAQWLRFHLGEGLVYDTLDEDVRAFGAQFHVTECFEADEGMSVHLHGAHDTLDTWFWLER; encoded by the coding sequence GTGACGCCGGACGCCCGACAAGTCCCCGCAAGCACCGTCCCGATCGATACCCTGCTGGCTTCGGTCCACGGCAATCCCGTCGCCATGATCAATTGCGCGCGCACGCTATTGATCGCGAGCGGCGACGTTACGCGTGCCCGCGCGGTCTGCCATGAAGCGCTCGCGATTGCCCCCGGCCACCCAGAGGCGCTCGCCCTGGCCCGCCCGATCCTGTCGGACGGGATCGGCGCCTGGTATTTCACGATGGTCCTCGATGCCCGTCGCCATGCCCTCTATGCCAAGGCGCTCGGCCAGGTCCTTCGCAGCGGCGGCGTGGTGCTCGACATCGGCGCGGGAACGGGGCTTTTCGCGATGCTGGCCGTCCGGGCAGGCGCAACCCGGGTGATCGCCTGCGAGCGCGATCCGCAAGTCGCGCGGGCCGCGGAGCAAGCCATTGCGCGCAATGGCTTTGCGGATCGCATCACCGTCCTCCCGATCGATTCGCGCGAACTTCGGCTCGGACGCGACCTGCCCGAACCGGCCGACGTGCTGCTGTGGGACAATCTGGCCAACAATTTCTTGGGGGCCGGATGCGCGGCAACCCTGGCGGATGCAAAGGCGCGGCTGGTCAGGCCGGGGGCTCCGGTGTTGCCGGAACGGGCCGAACTCTTCGCCGCCCCGGTCACCGACCTGGAAGCGGCCGAGCACCGGATGGGCGTGGTCGAGGGTATCGACATGAGCGCCTTCAACATCTTGCGCTGCAGTGATTTCACCATTGCGCGCGGCAAGTTCGAACTGCGCGGCGCTCCTGTCACGCTGTTCGACTTCGATGCAGCGGGCGGGCGCATCCACCCTGGCCGCGCCAGCGCAGAAGTCTCGCTAAAGCGGGGCCGGGTCGACGGGATCGCCCAGTGGCTGCGCTTCCACCTCGGCGAGGGGCTGGTCTACGATACGCTGGACGAAGACGTGCGCGCCTTCGGCGCCCAGTTCCACGTCACCGAATGCTTCGAGGCGGACGAGGGCATGAGCGTGCACCTCCATGGCGCCCACGATACCCTCGACACCTGGTTCTGGCTGGAGCGGTGA
- a CDS encoding nucleotidyltransferase family protein, with amino-acid sequence MTVRSLLRAEFTFLLLATTWPHDAAAIAAIRAAAKDVTDTDLLMALSRRHHVTGLVARAVGHCHRFAGSRLRRDLQAEAMALAEEQFRQLMQTHHAVAALRAQDISVAVLKGVPAALAVYGEVGVRRSVDIDLLVGRDHVDRARVVLEQIGYARSAPPPGATAHELQGSRRYGKDWGFDHFHSDTGIELHWRLFQNPRLLGCVDAGDAQARTVAPGLSLPVLPPHVTALYLVLHGAEHAWSRLKWLADLAALLRQDTHMPGRIAAAAAAQGLAQPAMAALLLSRELYGTPMPEETAMPGWRARALHAVARASLLGAQDGAELEDCATATTRKNLSHYLFSRDPRFWWHELAYDLFHDADGRGLRHVAQRTLNVLRLPAAAKVSPR; translated from the coding sequence GTGACCGTGCGGTCACTCTTGCGGGCAGAATTCACATTCCTGCTGCTTGCCACCACCTGGCCGCACGATGCGGCAGCGATCGCAGCCATTCGCGCGGCGGCGAAAGACGTAACGGATACAGACCTGCTGATGGCCCTGAGCCGCCGCCATCATGTGACCGGCCTCGTCGCGCGGGCAGTCGGTCACTGCCACCGCTTCGCCGGTTCGCGCCTGCGCCGGGACTTGCAGGCAGAAGCAATGGCGCTGGCGGAGGAGCAGTTCCGGCAACTCATGCAGACGCATCATGCCGTCGCTGCCCTGCGTGCCCAGGACATTTCCGTAGCCGTGCTCAAGGGCGTTCCCGCCGCGCTGGCCGTCTACGGCGAGGTAGGCGTAAGGCGCAGCGTGGACATCGATCTTCTCGTCGGACGCGATCATGTCGATCGGGCGCGCGTCGTGCTGGAGCAGATCGGCTACGCTCGCAGCGCTCCGCCGCCTGGTGCCACCGCGCACGAACTGCAAGGCAGCAGGCGCTACGGCAAGGACTGGGGCTTCGATCACTTCCACAGCGACACCGGCATCGAACTGCACTGGCGGCTGTTCCAGAACCCGCGCCTGCTCGGCTGCGTGGATGCCGGGGATGCGCAGGCGCGCACGGTGGCCCCCGGGTTGAGCCTCCCGGTCCTGCCGCCGCACGTCACCGCACTCTACCTTGTCCTGCACGGTGCCGAGCACGCCTGGTCCCGGCTGAAGTGGCTGGCCGACCTTGCCGCGCTGCTGCGACAGGACACGCACATGCCCGGCCGCATCGCGGCGGCCGCAGCCGCGCAGGGCCTCGCGCAACCGGCGATGGCGGCGCTGCTGTTGTCTCGTGAACTGTACGGGACGCCCATGCCGGAGGAAACGGCGATGCCGGGATGGCGGGCACGTGCACTTCACGCCGTCGCCCGCGCCAGCCTGCTGGGTGCACAGGATGGCGCTGAACTGGAGGATTGCGCAACGGCAACGACGAGGAAGAACCTCAGCCACTACCTGTTCAGCCGTGATCCGCGCTTCTGGTGGCACGAACTTGCCTACGATCTTTTCCATGACGCTGACGGACGCGGTTTGCGACACGTCGCACAGCGGACGCTCAACGTTCTGCGGCTGCCCGCTGCTGCGAAAGTCTCCCCCCGTTAA